TTAATGCCGGTTGCCATGTAGTTTTCATTGTCGTGTAGGCGTCATTGGGTGCGTTCCAGGTTGACTTTATTGTCGTCACGCTGCGCCGATCATCAGAACCTCACAAATCCTGGAGAAGTGTTCAATATCTCAGAAAACATGTCAGTGTGATATAGCAATCTTCTGAGACCCGCAGCGTGAATACCAATACCAATACCCAAAGACATGCTACTTGCAGAGAAAAATCAGTTGATTAGAAAATAAAATATCAATGGTGATCTCAGTGGGTCAACAGATTAACAGATGAAGATATTTCTCCAGCAATAATCTGAAGTAATTTTgcaacaaaaacagaaatatataaactcagcaaaaaaggaaacgtcctctcactgtcaactgcatttattttctgcaaacttaacatgtgtaaatatttgtatggacataacacgattcaacaactgaaacataaactgaacaagttccacagacatgtgactaacagaagtgGAATAATGTGTACCTgagcaaagggggggtcaaaatcaaaagtaacattcagtatctggtgtggccaccagctgcattaagtactgcagtgcatctcctcctcatggactgcaccagatttgccagttcttgctgcaAGATGTTACtggcctagccctcaccctccgatccaacaggtcccagacatgctcaatgggattgagatccgggacttcgctggccatggcagaacactgacattcctatcttgcaggaaatcacacacagaacgagcagtatagctggtggcattgtcatgctggagggtcatggcaggatgagcttgcaggaagggtaccacatgaacgaggaagatgtcttccctataacgcacagcgttgagattgcctacaatgacaacaagctcagtccgatgatgctgtgacacaccgccccaaaccatgacggaccctccacctccaaatcgatcccgctccagagtacaggcctcggtgtaatgctcattcctttaacgataaatgcgaatctgaccatcacccctggttagacaaaactgcgactcgtcagtgaagagcactttttgccagtcctgtctggtccagcgacggtgggtttgtgcccataggcaacgttgttgcccgTGATGTggggtgaggacctgccttacaacaggcctacaagccctcagtccagcctctctcagcctattgcggacagtctgagcactgatttagtgattgtgcgttcctggtgtagctcgggcagttgttgttgccatcctgtacctgtcccgcaggtgtgatgttcggatgtaccgatcctgtgcaggtgttgttacacgtggtctgccactgcgaggacgatcagctgtccgtcctgtctccctgtagagttgtcttaggcgtctcacagtacgtacattgcaatttatttccctggccacatctgcagtcctcatgcctccttgcagcatgcctaaggctcgttcacgcagatgagcagggacactgggcATCTATCTTTTGGTGTTGTTCAGAGTCCGTAGGAGACCTCTTTAATGTCCTAAATTGtcgtaactgtgaccttaattgccttccctctgtaagctgttagtgtcttaacgaccgttccacaggtgcatgttcattaattgtttatggttaattgaacatgcatgggaaacagtgtttaaaccctttactatgaagatctgtgaagttatttggatttttacaaattatctttgaaagacagggtcctgaaaaagggatgtgtctttttttgctgagtttattttttAAAGTAATGTTGCTTTTATGGAAAATCATCCCACTTCTCTACAGACATATCACAGAAACTTCCAGATGTATAAAATGTAGATAGAGCACATAAGACTGGATAATAACTACAACTTTATTAACAACTTTATCAACATATCACAGAAACGTGGGCCATAATAGACAATCCTCTCGACCCTTCATCTTCCTGTACATAGATTCCATTGGGATACACACAGTTTTTCAACATAAACATAACCTATGGTCAGTCAGAGCACAATCTATTTATTTAGTTTTCTTAGATAGTAGACTGAATAGAAGGCAGGGTGGACGATGGCCCAAAGAAGGACCAAAGGTCACCTTACTCAAAACTGAACAGTTCTCCATAAGACAGGAAGCCTATACTGTAATAACCAGTCAACCTATGTATCCCAGGCAGCATATGGTGACATCATCAGGTGCATGTCTCTTGAAAGGCATTGATGACACTGTCATATGTGGGAGGAGGAGTCTGTGTGGGCAGGAACCCTTTAAGACTGCTGTTTCCCAACCAAAAAGAGTTCCGTTGGGGTTGAGTTGGCATGAGGGAGGCAGTATCTTCTGCTGATGAATTAGTGGCAGTAGTGTCATGAAGAGGCAAGGTATCCTGGTTGTTAGTGTCACCCTCAGACCCGTCACCTTGACCCATCCTGCTGCCCTTGGGCACTGGTCGGAAGGTGGATGATCCTGAGCTGGTCTTCTTCCCCAGTGGACCAACCGGCTCCACCGATGGTTGTCTATATAAGCTCAGTATACCTCCTCCGAGGCTGTTGTCGCTGTGCCGGTCGAACACTGTGCTCCGGTAGAGGCCTTGGCAGTTGGCCATGGGGTTGCGTGAGGGCTGGGAGGTGGCTGAGCGGTGCTGCTGTTTGGGACGCCTGGTAATCCGGGTGGAGGCTCTGCGTCTCGACAGCCATGTTAGGAGGATGTAGATCAGCGCTCCAATCAGGAGGCCCAACAGCATGGACAGACAGAAGGCTAGGACTAGGTTCCCTGGAGGAAAAGGAGGAAGATATTAGACAACTTTTTTTGATTTTCCCTAATTTAATGTCACCGTATTTGAGGTGAACTGATACTGAATGTTGAATGCTGTCGTAGTGGGGAAAGCTGGGGAAAAGAAGAGATCATTACAAGCAGGGCGCAATCAAGTTGATATTTGATTGTAATGACATCATTGCAACAAGTTTTGCCTGTTGGGGTTGATCAAAATGGAGTGGCAAGGAATTTCTTGACAAATTACAAATTGCAATGATTGCTTCCATGGTCCGCAATTTACATTTTCACAAATGAGAAAACGACAGTAGTAAATCGACTACTCAGAGATGGTCTCACATCACTTAATGGACGGGCTGTAGGTCAAATTTAAACAATAACTTTAATAACACATATACTGTAAACACAGAACTACACAGAGGTTGAGTGGTCCTTTGGTAGAGCATGGAACTTGTAACGCCAGGGTAGTTGGTTTGCTTACCGCGACCACCCATATGCAAAATGTATGGATAAAAGCAATAAAAGCATCTGTTTAGTGGCatatatcagtagtagtagtattatataaGACTAATGCAGTAATTTTAAGGTAGAATACTCATATCCCTCAATGGAAAATAAACACATTAAAAAGGCAGGCTTAAAATTCTTACCAATGTTAAATGATTTTAGTATATCCAGAAATGGATTTGTCTCATTGAACGCCATTATAATAACGAAAAGAAAAGTAGTTCACATCCAAACTGAGAACACTGCAGCACATTGAACTGGACTCTTTTCAAGACAGGCTGCCTGCTTGGTCCATTTCTTCCTGTCTGTTTTGTTTGCAATAGTGGAAACGTTGCTGTCAtgcttcctgcctctctctctactttttaAAATTAGCTTGTGCTTTTCTTATCTGCGTGGGGCAGAACTTTGGGAAACAAGGCTGCTTCCTCTGACATCATTTCCTCTTGATTAATGAACAATCAATGTTCCTCTTGAACAATGGCCTCTTGTTGTGAGTTTTAGATCAGGAGCCTTTTTCATGTTATACAGTGTTTTAAGGGTATATTGTGTAAGGTATAGTGAAAGGGGCAGTGAGGATATAGTGTACATAAATATAATCACAACCCTCTGTGGCCCACAATAATCTAATTGTTTCCAAGTGTCTTGCAAGTGTTTCACTAGGGATATGTATGATAAGCAAACCT
The sequence above is a segment of the Salvelinus fontinalis isolate EN_2023a chromosome 15, ASM2944872v1, whole genome shotgun sequence genome. Coding sequences within it:
- the myct1b gene encoding myc target protein 1 homolog — protein: MAFNETNPFLDILKSFNIGNLVLAFCLSMLLGLLIGALIYILLTWLSRRRASTRITRRPKQQHRSATSQPSRNPMANCQGLYRSTVFDRHSDNSLGGGILSLYRQPSVEPVGPLGKKTSSGSSTFRPVPKGSRMGQGDGSEGDTNNQDTLPLHDTTATNSSAEDTASLMPTQPQRNSFWLGNSSLKGFLPTQTPPPTYDSVINAFQETCT